The nucleotide window tatatatatatatatatatatatatatatataaagattccTTACCACACTTTAGCTTTGTAGGATACAATCACACGGTTTTCTTTCATGCTTCTGAAATGAGTTTTgtcctttcttttttgctctGAATGAGGTAGCGGCTTTCTGTTATAGATGGCTTACTGTATCATTATATGCCAGGCAACAAGGTGAACAATATTGATGTTGTTTACACTCCCTGGTCCAATTTAAAGAAAACTGCTTCCATGGATGTTGGTCAAGTTGGATTTTACAATTCAAAAATGGTGGGTCCCCTTCTTGCTTGTGCATATTGATATTTGGGATGCTGCGTAGTTTTTAACTCTTTCTATATTCTCATCTGAAGATGTGTGAGAGATAACTCTTTCTCTTATTTGATGTCGCCATAGGTTCGAACTGTGAGAGTGGAGAAACGGATTAACGAGATTGTTAACAGGTTGAATAGGACAAAAGTGGAAAGGAAACCTGATTTGAAAGGTACAATTGTGATCTCAGCTTCCATCCATGATTCTTTTAGATTGAATATGCTTAAGCAAGTACTCTTTTTGCTCTTTATGGAGGAACTCATGCACAAAATCGGTCCTGTTCCTCTCTAGGATAGTTTGCAATTTTATCTTGTAGCATGATTTTCTTTATATTCATGAGAATTCAGATTGAAGTTATTGGGattttaattcttcttttaatcTTCTATAATCCTGTTGTGATGGTGCTACAAGTCACTCATTTATATCATGTAACTGCAGCCGAGCGTGAAGCAGTTGGTGCTGCAGAAAGAGCAGAAAGAAAACAACAGCTGAGAGATAAAGTAAGTTCCGTATGCTGCTAAAACCAATTCAGGCACAGAATTCTGTATTGTACCTTGATCGAAGGAATTACTTTGGACGTACCTTGATAGAATCTTGACATATGCAACctatcaaaaaaggaaaaaaagaaaaagaaaaatcttgacATATGCTCTTCTTGTTGGTGGGAAAGTTTTTGTGGAAATATTATTGAGAAGCTAACATGACATTGAGCTCTTATTCACTTTGCATGCCTGGAAGGCTACCTAATAACAgcagatttcaatttttttccctctGGAAAATCATTTTCAACCATCAACGTCATCTTCCTTCCAGTTAATATGTAGAATGCCCAAGGATTAGCATCATGATATCTCTTGGCTCTTGCTGCTCTTACTTGCTTGCAACAGTGCACTACTAGACAAACCCTCTTGTTTAGTATAGTTGAACTCTGAAAATTCCAACTACTTGTGCAATTGCAATTTTCCGTAGCCCTTCATTTGATTACTTAAGCTGGTTAAAGGAAGGAATAGGAGCCCTCTTCTGGAACTTGACCAGTAGTCATATGTCTTGATAGTTGACTCCTTGTGTGTGGTATGTCTTGATTGTTGACTACCATTCATGGAAGGCATGTTGATTCCATCTTTAACCAATAAACGGTCTTGTTTGAGGTAATATACTCCTAATATGCCGTTTTCCTTTAATGTGATTGGCACAACCATTCTAATAGAGGTGTGAGGTATTGAACTTATCCAGTTTTGAGTTCTCTTGCTTAAACCTTACCTATCCAAAAAAACAATCttcttcctgtgtacttgggctatacctcttttctattaataatatttttttcttagttaTAAAAAAGAGGTTATTGTGCTTAAAGTGGTCCTTCCTTTTTCCAAAGATTGTACTTCAGTTCACTTGCTTAAACCTGTACAAGTTTCTTTTTGCCAATTTAGTTTTGTTTCGTAGTTATCATGTTATGAACTGGGTAGTTTTCATTTCACTTTGCATGTGACCAAAATCAATTTGATTGCTGTAGGACTTTTATATCGTCTGAAAAATGTTAATCCTAGTATGATGTTAGTTCCATGTTTGAGTTTGATTGTCCTATTAAGTCCATCCCCATTCATATTGTAACAAAACTGAAATGACCTTCTGTCTTGCATTCAACCTAGGGCATTTCTCTTGTAGCATGTCATCGGCAGTTGCCATCAGTTTCTAGAATCTcttatctttcttttgttttttctgtatTTCCCTTAAAGCTTACTTGCTCCAGtcggttttgtttttgttttgtaacgTATAGCAAGTTGATAATTAATTCTTACTCACATGTTTAGTAAGGACAAAACACAGAACAATGTACTGTTGGTAATTCAGTAATTGAGAGTTTACATTTCTGGATAATTGTCATTCACGTTGTCTCTGCAGAAACGACGTGAGGAGATGGAAAGACTTGAGAAGGAGAGACAAGCAGAGCTAAAAAGTTACAAGGGTTTGATGGTCTCTGAAAATATGACATCTAATAAACAGATTGCCGCAACAAGCAAGTCCTTGCAGGAACTGGAAGAAGATTTCATGTAGTAAGCTCATGATTCTTTAAATGGCCAAAAATTACTGGGCCGATAAGGAAAGCATGATTGTCATTCAGTTAACAGTACCTTGTCTTTCCCTGTGGATGTTTACAAGAAATAGCATCTGCAACTTGACTGAGCAGAGAAAAAAGTTGGGGGGGATGAGGATGAGATTTACCCTCCCTCCTTTTACTTTCATTTGTATAAGTggatgacgacgacgacgaaCATTATTTATATCTGCATTGGGATAATGGGCGATAAAGGTCACTGTCATATTCATAAACAAAACTAGCTATGTTTACagttttgttttctatatttctagtttggttgatttttcatttggtttagATCGTCCCCAGCAACTTGTGATTGGCCATATATGATGATGGGAGATCTTGCAAATTGTT belongs to Juglans regia cultivar Chandler chromosome 8, Walnut 2.0, whole genome shotgun sequence and includes:
- the LOC108984845 gene encoding coiled-coil domain-containing protein 25-like: MVFYFKARPEAGDYSIFMGLDKYENEELIKYGFPEDIWFHVDKMSSAHVYVRLHKGQTIDDMSEGLLEDCAQLVKANSIQGNKVNNIDVVYTPWSNLKKTASMDVGQVGFYNSKMVRTVRVEKRINEIVNRLNRTKVERKPDLKAEREAVGAAERAERKQQLRDKKRREEMERLEKERQAELKSYKGLMVSENMTSNKQIAATSKSLQELEEDFM